Proteins from a single region of Anolis carolinensis isolate JA03-04 chromosome Y, rAnoCar3.1.pri, whole genome shotgun sequence:
- the LOC134292940 gene encoding RNA-binding protein EWS-like — translation MASTDYSTYSQAVAQQGWPCCVLSLVLARCRWGSQFLWMWVNYNSVKSSYAAYVAQPAQGYAQTTQQAYGQQSYGTYGQPTDASYSQAQTTASYGQTAYASSYGQPLTGYTAPAAPQTYNQPTQVYGTTTYDTTATTATTTQVSYAAPSAYGTQPAYPSYGQQSATIATPRPQDGTKPAESSQPQSSTAGYSQPSLGYGQSNYSYQVPGSYPMQPVTAPPSYPPTSYSSSQPSSYDQGTYSQQSSYGQQSGYGQQGAYGQQSSYGQQPPTSYPPPTGSYSQTPSQYGQQSSGYGQPGSFRQDHPSLYSQDSGGFSGEGHSLSGPDSRGRGRGGFDRRGGSGSMGRGGRVGGRGGGMGSAGERVGFSKPGGHLDDGPDLDLGPPLDLDDDADNSAVYVQGLTDNVTLEELTDFFKQCGVVKMNKRTGQPMITIYLDKDTGKPKGDATVCYDDPPTAKAAVEWLDGKDFQGSKLKVSLPRKKLPLNSMRGGMPPREPRGMPPPLRGGPGGPMGRMGGRGGDRGGGFAPRGLRGSRGNPSGGGNVQHRAGDWQCPNPGCGNQNFAWRTECNQCKAPKPEGFLPPPFPPPGPGFLLRKPMPLRGLIYGTNSGGDRGGRGSPGGGMRGGRGGGLMDRGGPGGMFRGGRGDRGGGFRGRGMDRGGGFGGGRRGGLGGPPGPLMEQMGGRGGGRRGGGGGGPGKMDKGEHRQDRRDRPY, via the exons ttggccatgttgtgtgctaagtttggtcctggCCCGTTGCCGGTGGGGGTCGCAGTtcctctggatgtgggtgaactacaactctgtgaAATCAAG CTATGCTGCTTATGTGGCTCAGCCGGCTCAAGGTTATGCTCAGACCACCCAG CAGGCCTATGGGCAGCAGAGCTATGGGACCTACGGGCAGCCCACCGATGCCAGCTACAGCCAGGCCCAGACAACAGCTTCGTATGGGCAAACAGCCTACGCCAGCTCCTATGGGCAGCCCCTGACTG GCTATACTGCCCCGGCTGCCCCTCAGACCTATAACCAGCCCACCCAAGTTTACGGCACCACCACCTACGACACGACTGCGACCACAGCCACCACCACCCAGGTCTCCTACGCTGCCCCTTCAGCCTATGGCACCCAGCCGGCCTACCCCTCTTATGGGCAGCAGTCAGCCACCATCGCCACCCCCAG gCCCCAGGATGGGACCAAGCCTGCGGAGAGCAGCCAGCCGCAGTCTAGCACCGCCGGCTACAGCCAACCCAGCCTGGGATATGGGCAAAGTAACTACAGTTACCAGGTCCCAGGAAGTTACCCCATGCAGCCGGTGACTGCCCCTCCATCCTACCCTCCCACCAG CTACTCCTCCTCCCAGCCAAGCAGCTACGACCAGGGTACTTACTCCCAGCAGAGCAGCTATGGGCAGCAGAGCGGCTACGGCCAACAAGGAGCCTATGGGCAGCAGAGCAGCTACGGCCAGCAGCCCCCCACCAGCTACCCACCGCCCACCGGCTCCTACAGCCAGACCCCCAGCCAGTACGGCCAGCAGAGCAGCGGCTATGGTCAG CCAGGCTCCTTCCGCCAGGACCATCCCAGCCTCTACAGCCAGGATTCGGGGGGCTTCTCAGGGGAGGGCCACAGCCTGAGTGGCCCTGACAGCCGGGGCAGGGGCCGAGGAGGGTTTGACCGCAGAGGAGGAAGTGGCAGCATGGGCCGAGGGGGCCGAGTGGGAGGCCGCGGAGGTGGAATGGG CAGCGCTGGAGAGCGAGTTGGCTTCAGTAAGCCTGGTG GACACCTGGACGACGGGCCGGACCTCGACCTCG GCCCACCTCTGGACCTAGATGACGATGCCGACAACAGCGCAGTGTACGTTCAAGGGTTGACTGACAACGTCACCCTCGAGGAGCTGACGGACTTCTTCAAGCAGTGTGGCGTGGTCAAG ATGAATAAAAGAACAGGACAGCCCATGATAACCATATaccttgataaagacacagggaaGCCCAAGGGAGACGCAACTGTGTGCTACGATGATCCGCCAACGGCCAAAGCGGCCGTGGAATGGCTTGATG GCAAAGACTTCCAGGGCAGCAAGCTGAAGGTCTCTCTCCCTCGGAAGAAGCTGCCCCTGAACAGCATGCGAGGAGGAATGCCTCCCCGTGAGCCCCGCGGGATGCCGCCCCCTCTCCGCGGAG GTCCTGGTGGCCCTATGGGTCGCATGGGGGGCCGAGGCGGTGACCGAGGCGGCGGCTTTGCCCCAAGAGGATTGCGAGGGTCAAGGGGAAATCCTTCTGGCGGAGGAAATGTCCAGCACAGAGCGGGCGACTGGCAGTGCCCCAACCC ggggTGTGGCAACCAGAACTTTGCCTGGAGGACCGAGTGCAACCAGTGCAAGGCCCCGAAACCGGAAGGCTTCCTCCCGCCGCCCTTCCCACCTCCAG GTCCTGGATTCTTGCTTAGGAAGCCGATGCCACTTAGAGGGCTCATTTACGGGACAAATAGTG GTGGCGACCGCGGCGGAAGGGGCAGCCCCGGAGGCGGCATGCGAGGCGGCCGCGGAGGAGGCCTGATGGACCGCGGGGGCCCCGGAGGGATGTTCCGAGGGGGGCGCGGAGACCGAGGAGGGGGCTTCCGAGGACGGGGCATGGACCGAGGTGGCGGCTTCGGAGGGGGGCGCCGCGGAGGCCTTGGGGGACCCCCTGGACCACTGATGGAGCAGatgggaggccgaggaggaggacggcgcggaggaggaggaggaggacccgGGAAGATGGACAA GGGAGAGCACCGCCAGGACCGCAGAGACCGGCCCTACTAA